One part of the Glycine soja cultivar W05 chromosome 11, ASM419377v2, whole genome shotgun sequence genome encodes these proteins:
- the LOC114376451 gene encoding tubby-like F-box protein 7, whose product MSLRKVFRSRKFSRSFKEVLPAEGAAIVGGEDGVAGAGEESSNGNNGWSNMLPEILGEIVRRVDAAEEQWPNRQNVVACACVCKRWRDITREVVRVPSHTGKITFPACLKQPGPRDVPHQCLIKRNKKTSTFYLYLALTPSFTDKGKFLLAARRYRCGTHTEYIISLDADDLSQGSNAYVGKLSSDFLGTNFTIYDSQPPHSGAKPSSGRASRRFASKQISPQVPAGNFEVGQVSYKFNLLKSRGPRRMVCSLKCPVTPVVSPSVESSDSTPVNGHKIPDKEQVASGYTILKNKAPRWHEHLQCWCLNFHGRVTVASVKNFQLVATVDQSQPGGKGDEETVLLQFGKVGDDTFTMDYRQPLSAFQAFAICLTSFGTKLACE is encoded by the exons ATGTCGCTGAGGAAGGTCTTCCGCTCCCGCAAGTTCTCCAGATCGTTCAAGGAGGTGCTGCCGGCGGAGGGCGCCGCAATTGTCGGCGGCGAGGACGGGGTCGCCGGCGCCGGTGAGGAGTCGTCGAATGGGAATAATGGTTGGTCCAACATGCTTCCAGAGATCCTCGGCGAGATCGTGCGGCGCGTGGATGCCGCCGAGGAACAGTGGCCGAACCGCCAGAACGTCGTCGCATGCGCGTGCGTCTGCAAGCGTTGGCGTGACATCACGCGCGAGGTCGTGCGCGTGCCCTCCCACACCGGGAAAATAACCTTCCCTGCGTGCCTtaagcag CCAGGACCACGTGACGTTCCCCACCAATGTCTTATAAAGCGGAACAAGAAAActtcaactttttatttatatcttgcCCTTACACCAT CATTCACAGATAAAGGGAAGTTTCTGCTAGCAGCTAGGAGATATAGGTGTGGTACTCATACCGAGTATATAATTTCACTTGATGCTGATGATTTATCCCAAGGAAGCAATGCTTATGTTGGAAAGCTAAG CTCGGATTTTCTTGGCACCAACTTCACAATTTATGACAGCCAGCCACCCCATAGTGGTGCAAAACCATCAAGTGGCAGGGCCAGCCGTCGGTTTGCCAGCAAGCAGATAAGCCCACAAGTTCCTGCAGGTAACTTTGAGGTGGGGCAGGTCTCCTACAAGTTCAACCTTTTGAAATCAAGAGGGCCAAGGAGAATGGTTTGCTCATTGAAGTGTCCCGTGACTCCTGTCGTCTCACCATCGGTTGAAAGTTCAGATAGCACGCCGGTCAATGGCCATAAGATTCCCGATAAAGAACAAGTTGCATCTGGCTACACAATCTTGAAGAATAAAGCTCCAAGGTGGCATGAGCATTTGCAATGTTGGTGCTTGAATTTCCATGGCCGTGTGACAGTGGCCTCGGTGAAGAACTTTCAGCTGGTTGCAACAGTGGACCAAAGCCAACCAGGAGGGAAAGGAGATGAGGAAACAGTTCTCCTCCAGTTTGGTAAAGTAGGGGATGATACTTTTACCATGGATTATAGACAGCCCTTGTCTGCTTTCCAGGCTTTTGCCATTTGCTTAACTAGCTTTGGCACTAAACTTGCTTGTGAGTAA
- the LOC114374825 gene encoding protein DOG1-like 4 isoform X1: protein MRQVETLRESHVNMHAPSPQPLSVLFINPHSYITISNGQKRATMNNPSSPSPCAAFADFYEQWFEELQSLMQQLRGEGRKEEVMEKVMWHHQNYYVAKSAAAEKDPLNVFLSPWATTLERSLHWITGWRPTTAFHLIYTESSLMFESHIIDILQGLRTGDLGDLSPSQFRRVSDIQCDTVKEENAITEELSEWQDSVSEMMGPGANINDKIGRLVCIIKKADDLRLRTLRSVVGLLSPQQAIEFLIASAELLVGIRGWGLNHDRPRGR, encoded by the exons ATGAGACAAGTTGAAACCCTGAGAGAGTCACACGTAAACATGCACGCGCCATCACCCCAACCTCTCTCTGTTCTCTTCATCAACCCTCACTCATACATTACCATTAGCAACGGACAGAAGAGAGCAACAATGAACAACCCTAGTTCTCCCTCTCCCTGCGCGGCCTTCGCGGACTTCTACGAGCAATGGTTCGAGGAGCTTCAGTCCCTGATGCAGCAACTCAGGGGTGAGGGCAGAAAAGAGGAGGTGATGGAGAAGGTGATGTGGCACCACCAGAACTACTACGTGGCCAAGTCGGCGGCCGCGGAGAAGGACCCACTCAACGTGTTCCTATCTCCCTGGGCCACCACGCTGGAGCGCTCCCTCCACTGGATCACAGGGTGGCGCCCCACCACCGCGTTTCACCTCATCTACACCGAGTCCTCGCTCATGTTTGAGTCCCACATCATCGATATTCTCCAGGGACTCCGCACCGGCGACCTCGGCGATTTGTCACCCTCCCAGTTCCGCCGCGTCAGCGACATCCAATGCGACACT GTGAAGGAGGAGAATGCAATAACGGAGGAGCTATCAGAGTGGCAGGACAGTGTGAGCGAGATGATGGGCCCAGGTGCGAACATCAACGACAAGATCGGACGGCTGGTATGCATCATAAAGAAAGCAGATGATCTACGGCTGAGAACCTTGCGGAGTGTGGTGGGGCTACTGTCGCCGCAGCAGGCTATTGAGTTCTTGATTGCATCGGCGGAGTTGCTAGTTGGGATACGCGGTTGGGGATTGAATCATGACCGTCCACGTGGCAGATGA
- the LOC114374825 gene encoding protein DOG1-like 4 isoform X2, translated as MRQVETLRESHVNMHAPSPQPLSVLFINPHSYITISNGQKRATMNNPSSPSPCAAFADFYEQWFEELQSLMQQLRGEGRKEEVMEKVMWHHQNYYVAKSAAAEKDPLNVFLSPWATTLERSLHWITGWRPTTAFHLIYTESSLMFESHIIDILQGLRTGDLGDLSPSQFRRVSDIQCDTEENAITEELSEWQDSVSEMMGPGANINDKIGRLVCIIKKADDLRLRTLRSVVGLLSPQQAIEFLIASAELLVGIRGWGLNHDRPRGR; from the exons ATGAGACAAGTTGAAACCCTGAGAGAGTCACACGTAAACATGCACGCGCCATCACCCCAACCTCTCTCTGTTCTCTTCATCAACCCTCACTCATACATTACCATTAGCAACGGACAGAAGAGAGCAACAATGAACAACCCTAGTTCTCCCTCTCCCTGCGCGGCCTTCGCGGACTTCTACGAGCAATGGTTCGAGGAGCTTCAGTCCCTGATGCAGCAACTCAGGGGTGAGGGCAGAAAAGAGGAGGTGATGGAGAAGGTGATGTGGCACCACCAGAACTACTACGTGGCCAAGTCGGCGGCCGCGGAGAAGGACCCACTCAACGTGTTCCTATCTCCCTGGGCCACCACGCTGGAGCGCTCCCTCCACTGGATCACAGGGTGGCGCCCCACCACCGCGTTTCACCTCATCTACACCGAGTCCTCGCTCATGTTTGAGTCCCACATCATCGATATTCTCCAGGGACTCCGCACCGGCGACCTCGGCGATTTGTCACCCTCCCAGTTCCGCCGCGTCAGCGACATCCAATGCGACACT GAGGAGAATGCAATAACGGAGGAGCTATCAGAGTGGCAGGACAGTGTGAGCGAGATGATGGGCCCAGGTGCGAACATCAACGACAAGATCGGACGGCTGGTATGCATCATAAAGAAAGCAGATGATCTACGGCTGAGAACCTTGCGGAGTGTGGTGGGGCTACTGTCGCCGCAGCAGGCTATTGAGTTCTTGATTGCATCGGCGGAGTTGCTAGTTGGGATACGCGGTTGGGGATTGAATCATGACCGTCCACGTGGCAGATGA